The Mauremys reevesii isolate NIE-2019 linkage group 1, ASM1616193v1, whole genome shotgun sequence genome has a segment encoding these proteins:
- the LOC120402442 gene encoding trypsin I-P1-like isoform X3 codes for MLIKLASAATLNSYVNTIALPTSCVTTGTQCLISGWGNTLSSGTNFPDLLQCVKAPVLSSSQCSSAYQGKITSNMICIGYLEGGKDSCQEDSGGPVVCNGVLQGIVSWGTGCALKGYPGVYTKVCNYVSWIQNTIAAN; via the exons ATGCTCATCAAGCTCGCCAGTGCAGCAACCCTCAACTCCTATGTCAACACAATTGCCCTGCCAACCAGCTGTGTGACCACTGGCACCCAGTGCCTGATCTCTGGCTGGGGCAACACCCTCAGCAGTGGCA CTAACTTCCCTGACCTCCTGCAGTGCGTAAAAGCTCCAGTGCTGTCCTCCAGCCAGTGCAGCAGTGCCTATCAAGGAAAAATCACTAGCAACATGATCTGTATCGGATACCTGGAGGGGGGCAAAGATTCCTGCCAG GAGGATTCCGGTGGTCCAGTAGTCTGCAATGGGGTACTGCAGGGGATTGTCTCCTGGGGAACTGGTTGTGCACTGAAAGGCTACCCCGGGGTCTACACTAAAGTGTGCAACTATGTCTCCTGGATCCAAAATACCATAGCTGCCAACTGA
- the LOC120402442 gene encoding trypsin I-P38-like isoform X1 — protein MKYILVVAFLGAAVAFPIDDADDDKIVGGYTCSKNSLPYQASLNNGDHFCGGVLINSRWVVSAAHCYESSIQVRLGEHNLAVSEGTEQFISSAKVIRHPSYSSQTLNNDIMLIKLASAATLNSYVNTIALPTSCVTTGTQCLISGWGNTLSSGTNFPDLLQCVKAPVLSSSQCSSAYQGKITSNMICIGYLEGGKDSCQEDSGGPVVCNGVLQGIVSWGTGCALKGYPGVYTKVCNYVSWIQNTIAAN, from the exons ATGAAATACATCCTGGTTGTAGCCTTTCTGGGAGCGGCTG TTGCCTTCCCCATTGATGATGCTGATGATGACAAGATCGTGGGAGGCTACACCTGTTCAAAGAATTCTTTGCCCTACCAGGCATCCCTGAACAACGGGGACCATTTCTGCGGAGGTGTCCTCATTAACAGCAGATGGGTTGTCTCAGCCGCTCACTGCTACGAATC CTCTATCCAGGTGAGGCTTGGAGAACACAACCTGGCAGTCAGTGAAGGCACTGAGCAGTTCATTAGTTCAGCCAAAGTCATCCGTCACCCCAGCTACAGCTCCCAGACGCTGAACAATGACATCATGCTCATCAAGCTCGCCAGTGCAGCAACCCTCAACTCCTATGTCAACACAATTGCCCTGCCAACCAGCTGTGTGACCACTGGCACCCAGTGCCTGATCTCTGGCTGGGGCAACACCCTCAGCAGTGGCA CTAACTTCCCTGACCTCCTGCAGTGCGTAAAAGCTCCAGTGCTGTCCTCCAGCCAGTGCAGCAGTGCCTATCAAGGAAAAATCACTAGCAACATGATCTGTATCGGATACCTGGAGGGGGGCAAAGATTCCTGCCAG GAGGATTCCGGTGGTCCAGTAGTCTGCAATGGGGTACTGCAGGGGATTGTCTCCTGGGGAACTGGTTGTGCACTGAAAGGCTACCCCGGGGTCTACACTAAAGTGTGCAACTATGTCTCCTGGATCCAAAATACCATAGCTGCCAACTGA
- the LOC120402442 gene encoding trypsin I-P1-like isoform X2: MLQPKQCSQDFPALWIGSIQVRLGEHNLAVSEGTEQFISSAKVIRHPSYSSQTLNNDIMLIKLASAATLNSYVNTIALPTSCVTTGTQCLISGWGNTLSSGTNFPDLLQCVKAPVLSSSQCSSAYQGKITSNMICIGYLEGGKDSCQEDSGGPVVCNGVLQGIVSWGTGCALKGYPGVYTKVCNYVSWIQNTIAAN; encoded by the exons ATGCTTCAGCCAAAGCAGTGCTCCCAGGACTTCCCTGCACTGTGGATTGG CTCTATCCAGGTGAGGCTTGGAGAACACAACCTGGCAGTCAGTGAAGGCACTGAGCAGTTCATTAGTTCAGCCAAAGTCATCCGTCACCCCAGCTACAGCTCCCAGACGCTGAACAATGACATCATGCTCATCAAGCTCGCCAGTGCAGCAACCCTCAACTCCTATGTCAACACAATTGCCCTGCCAACCAGCTGTGTGACCACTGGCACCCAGTGCCTGATCTCTGGCTGGGGCAACACCCTCAGCAGTGGCA CTAACTTCCCTGACCTCCTGCAGTGCGTAAAAGCTCCAGTGCTGTCCTCCAGCCAGTGCAGCAGTGCCTATCAAGGAAAAATCACTAGCAACATGATCTGTATCGGATACCTGGAGGGGGGCAAAGATTCCTGCCAG GAGGATTCCGGTGGTCCAGTAGTCTGCAATGGGGTACTGCAGGGGATTGTCTCCTGGGGAACTGGTTGTGCACTGAAAGGCTACCCCGGGGTCTACACTAAAGTGTGCAACTATGTCTCCTGGATCCAAAATACCATAGCTGCCAACTGA